A genomic window from Rattus norvegicus strain BN/NHsdMcwi chromosome 9, GRCr8, whole genome shotgun sequence includes:
- the D2hgdh gene encoding D-2-hydroxyglutarate dehydrogenase, mitochondrial isoform X1, with protein MRNLCACRAVFFRLRAGAMVLHLVPRWSASLFRASPRWKKTYSQRASAQLKWLGCPRSVYSPLACRAYSKVSGSPEVMLTPERYPVQRLPFSTVSEEDLAAFECIIPGRVITDPEQLQTCNVDWLRTVRGCSKVLLRPQTSEEVSQILRHCYKRNLAVNPQGGNTGMVGGSVPVFDEVILSTALMNQVISFHDVSGILVCQAGCVLEELSRYVQERDFIMPLDLGAKGSCHIGGNVATNAGGLRFLRYGSLRGTVLGLEVVLADGTILNCLTSLRKDNTGYDLKQMFIGSEGTLGVITAVSIVCPPRPKAVNVAFLGCPGFTEVLQTFRTCKGQLGEILSAFEFMDAECMQLVGQHLHLTNPVQESPFYVLVETSGSSAGHDAEKLTNVLEQVLNSGLVIDGTMATDQRKVQMLWALRERITEALSRDGYVFKYDLSLPVERLYDLVIDLRTRLGPRAKHVVGYGHLGDGNLHLNVTAEAFSQELLGALEPYVYAWTAEQRGSVSAEHGLGFKKKNVLGYSKPPVAVKLMQQLKAMLDPKGILNPYKTLPARA; from the exons ATGCGCAATCTGTGCGCATGTCGTGCTGTGTTTTTCCGTCTCAG GGCAGGAGCAATGGTGCTCCATTTGGTGCCCAGATGGTCTGCAAGCCTCTTCAGGGCATCTCCAAGATGGAAAAAGACCTACAGCCAGAGAGCTTCTGCGCAGTTGAAGTGGCTGGGTTGCCCTCGGAGTGTGTACAGCCCCTTGGCTTGCAGAGCATACTCCAAGGTCTCTGGCAGCCCTGAGGTGATGCTGACCCCTGAGCGATACCCAGTGCAACGGCTGCCGTTTTCTACCGTGTCAGAGGAGGACCTGGCTGCATTTGAATGCATCATACCTGGCAGAGTTATCACAGATCCAGAGCAACTGCAGACTTGCAATGTGGACTGGCTGAGGACCGTGCGGG GCTGTAGTAAGGTGCTGCTGAGACCCCAGACCTCAGAGGAAGTCTCCCAGATTCTTAG GCACTGCTATAAGAGGAACTTGGCTGTGAACCCACAGGGCGGAAACACTGGCATGGTGGGTGGCAGTGTCCCTGTCTTTGATGAAGTCATCCTGTCCACTGCCCTCATGAATCAAGTCATCAGCTTTCATGATGTGTCTG GAATTCTGGTTTGCCAGGCAGGCTgcgtgctggaggagctgagcagGTACGTGCAGGAGCGGGACTTCATCATGCCACTGGACTTGGGTGCAAAGGGCAGCTGCCACATTGGGGGTAATGTCGCAACGAACGCTGGGGGTCTGCGGTTTCTGCGGTACGGCTCTCTTCGAGGGACTGTCCTGGGCCTGGAAGTG GTACTTGCTGATGGAACCATCCTGAACTGCCTGACCTCTTTGAGGAAGGACAACACTGGCTATGACCTGAAGCAGATGTTCATTGGGTCAGAGGGCACCCTGGGAGTCATCACTGCTGTATCCATCGTGTGCCCACCGAGGCCCAAGGCTGTGAATGTGGCTTTCCTTG GCTGCCCTGGGTTTACTGAGGTTCTGCAGACCTTCCGCACCTGCAAGGGGCAACTGGGCGAGATCCTGTCTGCCTTTGAGTTTATGGATGCCGAATGCATGCAGTTGGTTGGACAGCACCTCCACCTGACCAACCCAGTACAAG AGAGTCCATTCTATGTCCTGGTTGAGACCTCAGGCTCCAGTGCCGGGCACGATGCTGAGAAACTGACCAACGTCCTGGAGCAAGTGCTGAATTCTGGCCTGGTGATCGATGGCACTATGGCCACCGACCAGAGGAAAGTCCAG ATGCTGTGGGCCTTGCGGGAAAGGATCACAGAGGCACTCAGTCGTGACGGCTACGTGTTCAAGTATGACTTATCCCTCCCCGTGGAGCGGCTCTATGACCTTGTGATCGACCTGCGCACCCGCCTTGGCCCTCGAGCCAAGCATGTGGTGGGATATGGGCACTTGG GGGATGGCAACCTTCACCTGAACGTGACAGCAGAGGCCTTTAGCCAGGAGCTGCTTGGTGCCTTGGAGCCTTATGTGTACGCCTGGACAGCGGAACAGCGGGGCAGCGTCAGTGCTGAGCACGGCCTGGGCTTCAAGAAGAAGAATGTACTCGGCTATAGCAAGCCACCTGTGGCTGTGAAGCTTATGCAACAGCTGAAGGCCATGCTGGACCCCAAAGGCATCCTGAACCCCTATAAGACTCTACCTGCTCGGGCCTAA
- the D2hgdh gene encoding D-2-hydroxyglutarate dehydrogenase, mitochondrial isoform X2 produces the protein MVLHLVPRWSASLFRASPRWKKTYSQRASAQLKWLGCPRSVYSPLACRAYSKVSGSPEVMLTPERYPVQRLPFSTVSEEDLAAFECIIPGRVITDPEQLQTCNVDWLRTVRGCSKVLLRPQTSEEVSQILRHCYKRNLAVNPQGGNTGMVGGSVPVFDEVILSTALMNQVISFHDVSGILVCQAGCVLEELSRYVQERDFIMPLDLGAKGSCHIGGNVATNAGGLRFLRYGSLRGTVLGLEVVLADGTILNCLTSLRKDNTGYDLKQMFIGSEGTLGVITAVSIVCPPRPKAVNVAFLGCPGFTEVLQTFRTCKGQLGEILSAFEFMDAECMQLVGQHLHLTNPVQESPFYVLVETSGSSAGHDAEKLTNVLEQVLNSGLVIDGTMATDQRKVQMLWALRERITEALSRDGYVFKYDLSLPVERLYDLVIDLRTRLGPRAKHVVGYGHLGDGNLHLNVTAEAFSQELLGALEPYVYAWTAEQRGSVSAEHGLGFKKKNVLGYSKPPVAVKLMQQLKAMLDPKGILNPYKTLPARA, from the exons ATGGTGCTCCATTTGGTGCCCAGATGGTCTGCAAGCCTCTTCAGGGCATCTCCAAGATGGAAAAAGACCTACAGCCAGAGAGCTTCTGCGCAGTTGAAGTGGCTGGGTTGCCCTCGGAGTGTGTACAGCCCCTTGGCTTGCAGAGCATACTCCAAGGTCTCTGGCAGCCCTGAGGTGATGCTGACCCCTGAGCGATACCCAGTGCAACGGCTGCCGTTTTCTACCGTGTCAGAGGAGGACCTGGCTGCATTTGAATGCATCATACCTGGCAGAGTTATCACAGATCCAGAGCAACTGCAGACTTGCAATGTGGACTGGCTGAGGACCGTGCGGG GCTGTAGTAAGGTGCTGCTGAGACCCCAGACCTCAGAGGAAGTCTCCCAGATTCTTAG GCACTGCTATAAGAGGAACTTGGCTGTGAACCCACAGGGCGGAAACACTGGCATGGTGGGTGGCAGTGTCCCTGTCTTTGATGAAGTCATCCTGTCCACTGCCCTCATGAATCAAGTCATCAGCTTTCATGATGTGTCTG GAATTCTGGTTTGCCAGGCAGGCTgcgtgctggaggagctgagcagGTACGTGCAGGAGCGGGACTTCATCATGCCACTGGACTTGGGTGCAAAGGGCAGCTGCCACATTGGGGGTAATGTCGCAACGAACGCTGGGGGTCTGCGGTTTCTGCGGTACGGCTCTCTTCGAGGGACTGTCCTGGGCCTGGAAGTG GTACTTGCTGATGGAACCATCCTGAACTGCCTGACCTCTTTGAGGAAGGACAACACTGGCTATGACCTGAAGCAGATGTTCATTGGGTCAGAGGGCACCCTGGGAGTCATCACTGCTGTATCCATCGTGTGCCCACCGAGGCCCAAGGCTGTGAATGTGGCTTTCCTTG GCTGCCCTGGGTTTACTGAGGTTCTGCAGACCTTCCGCACCTGCAAGGGGCAACTGGGCGAGATCCTGTCTGCCTTTGAGTTTATGGATGCCGAATGCATGCAGTTGGTTGGACAGCACCTCCACCTGACCAACCCAGTACAAG AGAGTCCATTCTATGTCCTGGTTGAGACCTCAGGCTCCAGTGCCGGGCACGATGCTGAGAAACTGACCAACGTCCTGGAGCAAGTGCTGAATTCTGGCCTGGTGATCGATGGCACTATGGCCACCGACCAGAGGAAAGTCCAG ATGCTGTGGGCCTTGCGGGAAAGGATCACAGAGGCACTCAGTCGTGACGGCTACGTGTTCAAGTATGACTTATCCCTCCCCGTGGAGCGGCTCTATGACCTTGTGATCGACCTGCGCACCCGCCTTGGCCCTCGAGCCAAGCATGTGGTGGGATATGGGCACTTGG GGGATGGCAACCTTCACCTGAACGTGACAGCAGAGGCCTTTAGCCAGGAGCTGCTTGGTGCCTTGGAGCCTTATGTGTACGCCTGGACAGCGGAACAGCGGGGCAGCGTCAGTGCTGAGCACGGCCTGGGCTTCAAGAAGAAGAATGTACTCGGCTATAGCAAGCCACCTGTGGCTGTGAAGCTTATGCAACAGCTGAAGGCCATGCTGGACCCCAAAGGCATCCTGAACCCCTATAAGACTCTACCTGCTCGGGCCTAA